A window of Solea solea chromosome 18, fSolSol10.1, whole genome shotgun sequence contains these coding sequences:
- the rhd gene encoding rh blood group, D antigen → MAPRYAPSLRSCLAPTLLLLQLAFIVIFYFKTEIQIHVRAHGDSFSDVYPMFQDVNVMLILGFGFLSTFLVRYGFSASAFTLLVAVVATQWAIILNGIETFRGKIRIDLRSLIDAEMCTASVLISIGAVLGRTNPVQLILISLLEVSGFILNKWVLQTWLKVQLLNSIMMLHIFGTFFGLMLTWTMYRKGSEQGFEKEKFDQRSGLFSMLGTLFLWMFWPTFNSVLVDDRIPGRKLGAVCSTYLALAVSAVAAAAMSVLSSPKGKLNLIHMQQCILAGGVAVSVAISAVYQPWVAMTIGLTATVVSTVGHRYLKTQMLLAFQCHDTCTVLSTHGLPGLLGWLIRLILEVQELDDHTTAIRFAVFHICALLATIAISLSMGIITGLLLKWDFWRPPQENKCYDDQAFWEFPHLAKRQ, encoded by the exons ATGGCTCCTCGGTACGCACCAAGTCTGCGCTCCTGTCTGGCACCGACGCTGCTTCTCCTGCAGCTCGCTTTCATTGTCATCTTTTACTTTAAGACTGAGATCCAGATCCATGTGCGCGCACACGGGGACTCCTTCAGCGACGTCTACCCAA TGTTCCAGGATGTCAACGTGATGCTGATTCTAGGTTTTGGCTTCTTAAGCACTTTCCTGGTGCGTTATGGTTTCAGTGCCTCTGCGTTCACTCTACTTGTGGCAGTGGTGGCCACTCAATGGGCAATTATACTCAATGGTATTGAGACCTTCAGAGGAAAGATCAGGATAGATTTGAGAAG TTTGATAGATGCTGAAATGTGCACGGCCTCCGTCCTCATTTCCATTGGAGCCGTGCTCGGGAGGACCAACCCTGTCCAACTCATCCTCATCTCCCTGCTGGAGGTGTCAGGGTTTATCCTGAATAAATGGGTCCTGCAGACCTGGCTCAAG GTTCAGCTGCTGAACAGCATCATGATGCTTCACATCTTTGGGACTTTCTTTGGACTCATGCTGACTTGGACCATGTACCGGAAAGGTTCAGAGCAGGGGTTTGAAAAGGAGAAATTTGACCAAAGATCTGGACTGTTCTCCATGTTAG GGACTTTGTTTCTCTGGATGTTTTGGCCAACTTTTAACTCCGTCCTTGTGGATGATCGTATTCCTGGGAGGAAGCTCGGGGCCGTGTGTAGCACCTACCTGGCCCTGGCTGTCAGTGCTGTAGCAGCAGCTGCCATGTCTGTGCTCTCCAGTCCTAAGGGAAAACTCAACCTG ATCCATATGCAGCAATGTAtccttgccggtggtgtcgctGTTAGCGTCGCGATATCAGCGGTTTATCAGCCATGGGTAGCCATGACAATTGGACTCACTGCTACAGTCGTCTCGACCGTTGGACACCGATACCTAAAG ACACAAATGCTTCTTGCATTTCAATGCCACGACACCTGCACTGTTCTCAGCACCCATGGACTCCCCGGTCTCCTGGGGTGGCTAATACGTCTCATCCTGGAGGTTCAAGAGTTAGATGATCACACGAC GGCAATCCGCTTTGCTGTATTTCATATCTGTGCTCTCCTCGCCACCATCGCTATAAGTTTGTCCATGGGAATCATCACAG GACTTTTACTCAAGTGGGACTTCTGGAGACCGCCCCAAGAAAACAAGTGTTATGATGACCAGGCTTTCTGGGAG TTTCCTCATCTTGCAAAAAGACAGTAA